Within the Streptomyces sp. YIM 121038 genome, the region GAGGCCGGCGGGGCCTATTTCGACAGGTCGGTTTGGCATGACAGATAGCTTTAGCTTGCAATCGGCCGCCGTGGCAATAGCTTGCTCAACTATCCGAGAAAAGTGATTGCGACTGCCTCTATTCCATTTTTCTTGAGTAAGCGAGGCTGGGGTGAAGGTGTCCCCTCACGCTGGGTCCGTCGGGCCATCTGATGCCCTGAGCAGCTGTGTTTCCCCCGCCAGGGCAGGGGGGCGGAAATCAGGGGTCCGGTTGACAGCGATTTCGGCAACCGGGGATCCGCCCTTACTGTTTTGTCATCGTCGGCCATACCAAGAAGTTGTACGGAGTTTCAAAGTAAACACTGGACTTCTTCGCCGACGCTGTGGCTTTGTTGTCCAGGCCCGATTGACCGATATCGAAAAGGAGCCCTGTGCCGAACCCTTCCGCCCGCCACACCCGCACCCCCGCCACCGCCACCGCCACCGCCACCGCCGATGCGACCAGGCGCGGCCCGCTGGCCACCCCCGCGGAGGTAGCCGCGTACCTCGGGGTGCCGGTGAAGACGCTCTACCAGTGGAAGTACCGGGGCATCGGCCCCAACGTGCACAAGGGCGGCCGTCACCTGCGCTACCGCTGGCACGAGGTGGACGCCTGGCTGAACGCCCAGGCCACGTACGACCTCGCGGTCTGAAACCCGTCTCGGGACAGCAAAGCGGCTCCCGGCGAGCCACCGCCGGGAGCCGCGGGAGTCCCTGCCTCATCGCCCTTGCCCGAACGATCGAACCGGTGCGGCCGGACATTGCCCGCCCAGCCGCACCAGAGAGGAACGCCTGTGGACGAACCTACGTCCTCCACCGCCCCCACCTCGACGCCCGACGTGCCGGCCAGCGTCGCCATTCTCGGCCAGTCGGCCATTCCCGCCGCAGCTCCCGCAGACCAGGACCGCGACGGCGCGGCCTCAGCAGGGCCACTGCCCGAGGGCGCGCAGATCCTGGCTGCCCTGCGGGCGCAGCTCCGGCGGTACGTGGCGATGCCGAGCGAGGAGGCCGTCACGGCCGTGGCGCTGTGGATCGCTGCGACGCATCTGCAGCGTGCGTGGCAGCACGCACCTCGCCTGGCGATCGTCGCTCCGGAGAAGCGGTGCGGTAAGTCCCGCCTGCTGGACATCGTGACGGAGACCGTGCACAACCGCCTGATCACGGTCAACGCCAGCGCGGCGGCGATCTTCCGGTCGATCGATGGGGACGACCCGCCCACCCTCCTGGTCGACGAGGCCGACACGCTCTTCAGCAGCCCCAGGGCCGCGGAGAAGAACGAGGAGGTACGCGGGCTGATCAATGCCGGTCACCAGCGCGGCCGGCCCACCCTGCGGGTATCCGGGCCCGAGCACCAGGTGCAGGAGTTCCCCACCTTCGCCATGGCCGCACTCGCCGGGATCGGCGACCTGCCCGACACGATGCAGGACCGGGCGGTGGTCATCCGCATGCGCCGCCGCGCGGCGGGCGAGAAGGTTGCATCCTTCCGCACCGGCCGGGACACCCCCGCCCTGAACGCGATCCGCGACCGCCTCCATGCCTGGCTCCAGCCGCTGTACGCCCAGGCCATGGAGATGGAGCCGCCCATGCCGGTCGAGGACCGCGCGGCGGACACCTGGGAACCGCTGGTCATCATCGCCGACCTCGCCGGGGGCGACTGGCCCGCGCTCGCACGCACCGCCTGCCGCACCATGACCGACTACGAAGCCGGCCAAGACGAGGAGGGCGGGCTGCGCACCCGCCTCCTCGTCGGCATCCGCCGCGCCTTCGCCACTGTGGGCGATCCGACCGTGCTCAGCACGAAACACTTGCTGGAGTACCTGAACGCGGACAGGGAAGCACCGTGGGCGGAATACGGCGCCAACGGGCTGACCCCGCGCGGACTGCAGCTGCTCCTGAAGCCCTACGGCATCGGCTCGGCCAACCGCCGCTTCCCCGACGGCACCCAGGCCAAGGGCTTCGCGCGCAACCAATTCCTCGACACCTGGGCCCGCTACTGCCCCGAACCGAAGGCGGCGGACGCGCCCGCCTCGTCAGCCGACGGGCCGATGCCCGGCACCGCAGCCTGACTCGACACCACTCGCATCA harbors:
- a CDS encoding helix-turn-helix domain-containing protein; amino-acid sequence: MPNPSARHTRTPATATATATADATRRGPLATPAEVAAYLGVPVKTLYQWKYRGIGPNVHKGGRHLRYRWHEVDAWLNAQATYDLAV
- a CDS encoding DUF3631 domain-containing protein → MDEPTSSTAPTSTPDVPASVAILGQSAIPAAAPADQDRDGAASAGPLPEGAQILAALRAQLRRYVAMPSEEAVTAVALWIAATHLQRAWQHAPRLAIVAPEKRCGKSRLLDIVTETVHNRLITVNASAAAIFRSIDGDDPPTLLVDEADTLFSSPRAAEKNEEVRGLINAGHQRGRPTLRVSGPEHQVQEFPTFAMAALAGIGDLPDTMQDRAVVIRMRRRAAGEKVASFRTGRDTPALNAIRDRLHAWLQPLYAQAMEMEPPMPVEDRAADTWEPLVIIADLAGGDWPALARTACRTMTDYEAGQDEEGGLRTRLLVGIRRAFATVGDPTVLSTKHLLEYLNADREAPWAEYGANGLTPRGLQLLLKPYGIGSANRRFPDGTQAKGFARNQFLDTWARYCPEPKAADAPASSADGPMPGTAA